The genome window ACTTCAGGAGTTCCAAAAACATTCCAGAATCTGAGTGTTTCATCTGCAGCCGCCGATGCAACAGTACATCCATCTGGGCTCTGAAATGGAAGGCAGAAAAAAGTCAGAAAAAGGAACATTAGGAACAAAACTGTATTCACTCAATCATTTTCATAAATTACACCACGCACTAAAATTAGATATGTACCTGAGACATGTAAAGTACCCTAGATGTATGACCAGTAAGTTCTGCAATCTTGACCATTGACGGGTACTTCCAAAGAGTAAGTTGATTCTGAGTAAAACCATGAGAACTGAGCAACTCTCTCTCATTTTTATTCCACAACAGAGAACAAACTTGTGATCCTGTGTCAACAGAGTTCAAGCATGCACCAGTGTGGGTGTTCCAGAACTTGATGCATCTatcacctccacctcctccGGAGGCAAGCAAATTCCCTTGAAATGGGCACCAGGCTAGAGCTTTGACAGCAGCAGTATGGTCTTCGAGCCTGTGAAGCCACTGTGTTGGAGAATTAGAAGAAGCCGTTGACCTATCCCAAATGTGTAGGAGATTATCATTTCCTCCACTAGCTAATTGCTGACCGGAGGCTGACCATCTTAGTCCACAAACCTCTTGATGGTGTCCTCTGTAGGTCTCAACAATATGATCTCTAATTCTTACATCGTTGTTGACAATCTGACCATCCATCCCTCCAGTAGTCAAAATTTGATTGTTCCAATCAAGTGCTCCAACTCGGGAGCTGTGGCAACCTCTCAAAGTCCTTAGCTGCAAATAAGGTATACAAATTAGGCTATGTAATTTGCTATAATaatgtttttaagttaatcACTGAGTAGCACATGAGAAGTGACAAACCTGTTTATTGGCTGTTGAATCCCAAAGCTGAACCTCAGAGTTGTTCAAACCAACAGCAATGTGGCGCCCATCAGGAGCCCATTTGATGCTTGTCACTGGACCACTTTCCTCAT of Daucus carota subsp. sativus chromosome 3, DH1 v3.0, whole genome shotgun sequence contains these proteins:
- the LOC108214460 gene encoding cell division cycle 20.1, cofactor of APC complex — its product is MDAGAANSSYNKATNYRSPLQRKNSRDDLDRFIPNRSAMDFDYAQYMLMEARKGKENPAVSSPSREAYRKQLAETFNMNRTRILAFKNKPPTPSKAVQIDCLSGAVHQAKPKTRRYIPQTSERTLDAPDLVDDYYLNLLDWGSANVLAIALGNTVYLWDASNGATSELVTLDEESGPVTSIKWAPDGRHIAVGLNNSEVQLWDSTANKQLRTLRGCHSSRVGALDWNNQILTTGGMDGQIVNNDVRIRDHIVETYRGHHQEVCGLRWSASGQQLASGGNDNLLHIWDRSTASSNSPTQWLHRLEDHTAAVKALAWCPFQGNLLASGGGGGDRCIKFWNTHTGACLNSVDTGSQVCSLLWNKNERELLSSHGFTQNQLTLWKYPSMVKIAELTGHTSRVLYMSQSPDGCTVASAAADETLRFWNVFGTPEVAKPAPKAAQEPFAHLNRIR